The Pan troglodytes isolate AG18354 chromosome 1, NHGRI_mPanTro3-v2.0_pri, whole genome shotgun sequence genome includes a region encoding these proteins:
- the PTPRV gene encoding LOW QUALITY PROTEIN: receptor-type tyrosine-protein phosphatase V-like (The sequence of the model RefSeq protein was modified relative to this genomic sequence to represent the inferred CDS: inserted 2 bases in 2 codons; deleted 3 bases in 2 codons; substituted 5 bases at 5 genomic stop codons): protein MRLPILFTALLWFRGFLAEEEACPSLEGSPGRESAAPSTVHGLQLHXSGSPSSLEASWGDAPGEQDGYCLLLYHLESQTLAHNISMPLGTLSYNFGNLLPGIEYILEVNTWAGNLQATTSLHQWTAPVSPDHLVLHTLGTSALQASWNGSKGAAWLHLVLTDLLGGTNLTAVFRRGVSHHTSLHLSQGPPXELTLSAAARPHRAVGPNATEWTYPSAHPRPGLTPLPAKLWASWKVGPGVQDGFLLKLSGPVEKNITLGPEAHNVTFPGPLPTGHYALELKVLAGPYDAWAQASAWLDDSAAKSRQGSGAKRQLDGLEASKEPRRRALLYTEGNLGLLGNISVPPGATHITFYGPVPGARYCVDIASSLGIITXSLMGHKSPLAPQSLEVISRGGPSDLAIVWAPAPGQREGYRVAWHQEGSQRSPGSLVDLGPDNSSLTLRSLVPGSSYAMSVWAWAENLGSSIQKIHPCTFPAPPANLSLNLATQPPALKASWSPPPVGRDGFQVQLYSLRPLTLERVDTLAAEVQNFSWAWLSPGTEFLVQLTTLRGLDQSSSTNATGWTHECPLAPPLVNVTSEDPTQLWASWVHAPRGRDSYPVTLYRAGTSAVGAKVASTSFSSLTPGTKYEVEVVTQAGPHHIAAANTSGWTPLHTPSELVSMHASTAVVNLAWASSPLGQGMCYTQLSEAGHLSWEHPLVPGQAHLILRGLTPGCNLSLSVLCQAGPLQASTQRVVLLVESGPVEDVQCQPEATFLALNWTGPARDVGTCLVVAEQLVAGGNAHLVFQADTSKNAVLLPNLVPVTSYRLSLAVLGRNGLWSRLVTLACSTSAEAWHPPALAPAPELETGTEMGVMIPRGMFGKDDGQIQWYGIIATTNMSLPQPSWEAINHMWHDHYYRGHDSYLAILLPNPFYPDPWAVPRSWTVPVGTEDCGHTKEICNGQLKLGSQYRFSVAAFTRYSPPETINSSAFSEPRAGVSPASVPLPGVEGLVVGCVLTICAVLGLLCWRRVKGQRAGKNPFSQELTVYNLWTHRPIPIHSFRQSYEAKSAHAHRAFFLQFEELKEVGKEQPRLEAEYAANTTKNHYPHVLPYDHSSVRLTQLEGEPHSDDINANFIPGYTHTHPQEFIASQAPLKKTLENFWRLVREXQVRIIIMLTVGMENRRVLCEHYWLTDSTPVTHDHITIHLLAEEAEDEWTKREFQLQHVVQQQQRRVEXLQFTTXPDHSILKAPSSLLTFMELVQEQARATQGMGPILLLRGCPCSVGMGQTGTFVALLRLLQQLEEEQMVDVFHAVYAFXMHGPLMIQTLSQYVFLHSCLLNKILEGPFNISESWPISVMNFAQACAKRAANANAGFLKEYELLLQAIKDETGSSAPLPGYEQDSPFSCESHCGPCGGAGGQHGLGASGSFTLTVFPQMTVLRGSFLQCRRAPLTTCPKPGSSL, encoded by the exons ATGAGGCTCCCAATCCTGTTCACTGCCCTGCTCTGGTTCCGGGGTTTTCTGGCAGAG GAGGAAGCATGCCCCTCCCTGGAAGGGAGTCCAGGCAGGGAGAGTGCAG CCCCGTCAACTGTCCATGGACTGCAGCTCC ATTCCGGGAGCCCATCCAGCCTGGAGGCCTCATGGGGTGATGCCCCCGGGGAGCAGGATGGCTACTGCCTTCTCCTCTACCACCTAGAATCCCAGACATTGGCACATAATATCTCCATGCCCCTGGGCACCCTGTCCTACAATTTTGGCAACCTCTTGCCAGGTATTGAGTATATTTTGGAAGTTAACACCTGGGCTGGCAACCTCCAAGCAACAACCAGCCTCCATCAGTGGACAG CCCCTGTGTCTCCAGATCACCTGGTACTGCATACCCTGGGCACCAGTGCCTTGCAAGCCTCCTGGAATGGCTCCAAGGGGGCTGCCTGGCTCCACTTGGTGCTCACAGACCTCCTAGGTGGCACCAATCTGACTGCAGTATTCAGACGGGGAGTCTCCCATCACACCTCCCTTCACCTGTCTCAGGGCCCCC GTGAGCTGACGCTCAGTGCTGCTGCGAGGCCCCATCGGGCAGTGGGGCCCAATGCCACAGAGTGGACCT ATCCCTCTGCCCACCCTCGACCTGGTTTGACTCCCCTGCCCGCCAAGCTCTGGGCAAGCTGGAAGGTAGGGCCAGGTGTGCAGGATGGCTTCCTGCTGAAGTTAAGTGGGCCAGTGGAGAAGAATATCACTCTAGGCCCTGAGGCCCACAATGTCACATTCCCAGGGCCCCTGCCCACTGGGCACTATGCTCTGGAGCTGAAGGTCCTAGCGGGGCCATATGACGCCTGGGCCCAGGCCAGTGCCTGGCTGGACG ATTCCGCAGCCAAGTCCAGACAAGGCAGTGGTGCCAAGCGGCAGCTGGATGGGCTCGAGGCCTCCAAGGAGCCCAGGAGACGGGCCCTGCTCTACACAGAGGGAAACCTGGGCCTCCTTGGAAACATCTCTGTGCCACCTGGTGCCACCCACATCACCTTCTATGGGCCAGTGCCTGGGGCCCGCTACTGTGTGGACATTGCCTCATCTCTGGGAATCATCACTTAGAGCCTCATGGGCCACAAAA GTCCCCTGGCACCACAGTCCCTGGAGGTTATCAGCAGGGGTGGCCCCTCTGACCTGGCCATTGTCTGGGCCCCAGCACCAGGACAGCGGGAAGGC TACAGGGTCGCTTGGCACCAGGAGGGCAGCCAGAGGTCACCGGGCAGTCTTGTTGACTTGGGCCCCGACAATTCCAGCCTGACCCTGAGGAGTCTGGTGCCTGGCTCCTCCTATGCCATGTCAGTGTGGGCCTGGGCAGAGAACCTTGGCTCTAGCATCCAGAAGATCCACCCCTGTACTT TCCCTGCTCCTCCTGCCAACTTGAGCCTGAACCTTGCCACCCAGCCTCCTGCCCTGAAGGCTTCCTGGAGTCCCCCACCAGTGGGGAGGGATGGCTTCCAGGTGCAGCTTTATAGCCTGAGGCCTCTGACTCTGGAAAGGGTGGACACTCTGGCCGCAGAGGTCCAGAACTTCTCCTGGGCCTGGCTGTCCCCGGGCACTGAGTTCCTGGTGCAGCTGACCACCCTGCGGGGGCTGGATCAGAGCAGCAGCACCAACGCCACAGGCTGGACACATGAGT GCCCGCTTGCCCCTCCTCTGGTAAATGTGACGAGTGAAGATCCCACCCAGCTCTGGGCATCCTGGGTCCATGCCCCCAGGGGCCGAGACAGCTACCCGGTGACCCTGTACCGGGCAGGCACCAGCGCCGTCGGAGCCAAGGTGGCCAGCACAAGCTTTTCGAGTCTGACTCCAGGCACGAAGTACGAGGTGGAGGTTGTCACGCAGGCTGGGCCCCACCACATTGCAGCAGCCAACACCTCTGGCTGGACCC CCCTGCACACACCCAGTGAGTTGGTGTCCATGCATGCGAGCACCGCTGTGGTCAACCTGGCCTGGGCCAGCAGCCCCTTGGGGCAGGGGATGTGCTACACCCAACTCTCAGAGGCGGGGCACCTCTCCTGGGAGCACCCTCTGGTGCCAGGCCAAGCCCACCTCATCCTGAGGGGCCTCACACCTGGATGCAACCTCTCCCTGTCAGTGCTGTGCCAGGCAGGGCCGCTGCAGGCGTCCACTCAGCGCGTGGTACTGCTTGTTG AGTCTGGCCCTGTGGAGGATGTGCAGTGCCAGCCTGAGGCCACCTTCCTGGCCCTGAACTGGACAGGGCCCGCCAGGGATGTGGGCACCTGTCTGGTGGTGGCAGAGCAGCTGGTGGCAGGAGGGAATGCTCACCTTGTGTTCCAGGCCGACACCTCCAAAAATGCAGTCCTGTTGCCCAACCTGGTGCCTGTCACTTCCTATCGCCTCAGCCTCGCCGTGCTGGGCAGGAACGGTCTGTGGAGTCGGTTGGTCACTCTGGCATGTTCCACATCTGCCGAGG cCTGGCATCCCCCAGCATTAGCCCCGGCCCCTGAGCTGGAGACTGGGACAGAAATGGGAGTGATGATCCCGCGGGGTATGTTTGGCAAGGATGATGGGCAGATCCAGTGGTACGGCATCATTGCCaccaccaacatgtcac tgcctcagccttcctgggaAGCCATCAACCACATGTGGCATGACCACTACTACAGAGGACATGACTCCTACCTGGCCATCCTGCTCCCCAACCCCTTCTACCCAGATCCCTGGGCTGTGCCGAGATCCTGGACAGTGCCTGTGGGTACAGAGGACTGTGGCCACACCAAAGAGATATGCAACGGGCAGCTCAAGCTAGGTTCCCAGTATAG GTTCAGCGTTGCAGCCTTTACCAGGTACAGCCCTCCTGAGACCATTAACTCCTCAGCCTTCTCGG AGCCCCGGGCCGGTGTCTCCCCGGCATCAGTGCCCCTGCCGGGAGTGGAGGGCCTCGTGGTGGGCTGTGTCCTCACCATCTGTGCTGTGCTGGGCCTGCTGTGCTGGAGGCGGGTGAAGGGGCAGAG GGCAGGGAAGAATCCATTTTCCCAAGAGCTGACAGTTTATAACCT gtggaCCCACCGGCCCATCCCTATCCACAGCTTCAGGCAGAGCTATGAGGCCAAGAGTGCTCACGCGCACCGGGCTTTCTTTTTGCAATTCGAG GAGCTGAAGGAGGTGGGCAAGGAGCAGCCCAGACTGGAGGCTGAGTATGCTGCCAACACCACCAAGAACCATTACCCACACGTGCTACCCT ACGACCACTCCAGTGTCAGGCTGACCCAGCTGGAGGGAGAGCCTCATTCTGACGACATCAACGCCAACTTCATCCCA GGctacacccac acccacccacaggaATTCATTGCCTCTCAGGCGCCTCTCAAGAAAACGCTGGAGAACTTCTGGCGGCTGGTGCGGGAGTAGCAGGTCCGCATCATCATCATGCTGACCGTCGGCATGGAGAACAGGAGG GTGCTGTGTGAGCATTACTGGCTGACCGACTCTACCCCGGTCACCCATGATCACATCACCATCCACCTCCTAGCCGAGGAGGCTGAGGATGAGTGGACCAAGCGGGAATTCCAGCTGCAGCAC GTTGTCCAGCAACAGCAGCGGAGGGTGGAGTAACTGCAATTCACCACCTGACCCGACCACAGCATCCTCAAGGCCCCCAGCTCCCTGCTTACCTTTATGGAGCTGGTACAGGAACAGGCAAGGGCCACCCAGGGCATGGGACCCATCCTG CTCCTCAGGGGCTGTCCCTGCAGTGTGGGCATGGGCCAGACAGGCACCTTCGTGGCCCTGTTGAGGCTGCTGCAGCAGCTGGAGGAGGAGCAGATGGTAGACGTGTTCCATGCTGTGTATGCATTCTAGATGCACGGGCCCCTCATGATCCAGACCCTG AGCCAGTACGTCTTCCTGCACAGCTGCCTACTGAACAAGATTCTGGAAGGGCCCTTCAACATCTCTGA GTCTTGGCCCATCTCTGTGATGAACTTCGCACAGGCGTGTGCCAAGAGGGCAGCCAATGCCAACGCTGGCTTCTTGAAGGAGTACGAG CTCTTGCTGCAGGCCATCAAGGACGAGACTGGCTCTTCCGCACCCCTGCCTGGCTATGAGCAGGACAGCCCCTTCTCCTGTGAGTCTCACTGTGGACCCTGTGGAGGGGCAGGGGGCCAGCATGGGCTGGGGGCCTCTGGCAGCTTCACCCTCACTGTCTTCCCTCAGATGACTGTTCTCAGGGGCAGTTTTCTCCAGTGTAGGAGAGCACCCCTGACGACATGCCCGAAGCCTGGCTCTTCCCTGTGA